DNA from Sorex araneus isolate mSorAra2 chromosome 6, mSorAra2.pri, whole genome shotgun sequence:
TTTGGTCTCATATAGGTAAATATTGTTGATCCATAGAAAAagataacaacaataaaatgagaACCACAGGTAGAAAAGACCTTGAGTCTTCCATCCCCAGACTGGATTCGAATTACAGTGATAATAATATTCCAGTaggagaagagaatgagagaTACAGACCAAGGATTATTAGCACGCCCATTGCAAAGATGGCCATCTCAGCTTTGTAGGTTTCTTCTGAAGCCAACTTTAGGAGTGCAGGTGGTTCACAAAAATAATGATTAATTACATTCTGGCCATGGTATGAGACACTTAATGTAAATGATGTGTCAACTAGAGATACAAGTATTCCAGTGGCCCAAGACCCTATAGCTAGCTGGACACATACCCTATGGGTCATGATGGTGGGGTAGTGAAGGGGTTTGCAGACAGCAATATAGCGATCATAGGACATCACTGCTAGGAGAGAACTCTCTGTACACCCAGCTACCAGGAAAACAATGATCTGAATTGAGCACCCAACAAAAGAAATGGCCTTTCTTATTACCAACATATGAACTAACATCTGGGGAACAATTGTTGTAGAAAAACAGAGATCAGTAAATgacagatttttaagaaaaaagtacaTTGGTGTATGAAGTCTAGAGTCAATGTGAATTAAGACCATGATGAGCATATTTCCAAACACAGTCAGTAGGTAGATGTTGAGAAATAGAACAAACAGCGGGATCTGCATATGCTGGTCTGAAGAAAGGCCCAGCAAAATGAATTCAGTCATATAGGTTTTGTTTTCTGCACCCATTGTTGTctaattcccctccccccacatcagAATAATTAGAACAATGAAAAGTTGATTATCATAGAGATCTGAGTGCAGAAAGTGAAGATCTCATTCTATTTACAAATAGAATAGACTTTAAAGTACTTGAAAATAATCACTGCACTTAATTTCTTAAAGATTCCACTCCTGTTGGAAGTATCTAAAAGTAGATTATGTAAAGGTGAAAAATATAAAGTCTTATCTTCAATAAGAAGACTCAGCTccgtttttcttctttttttgaacACTTTATATATGCTAAAATATAGAGTCACAGttcatttctgaatttttcaCTGGATCAGAGAATCAAGGCTTGATGcaatattaataataaactttCAGACAAGGTTTTCATCATAGAGCTGAGACTGTGGAGACAAAATTCAACAAAGACAACATACATACTGTGGTTGTAGGAAAGACCATTTCAGAATTTAGCAGCTTTTTAAATAGTTGCAATGCATTACTTAGTATAATATTGTTCAACCTTACTCATGCTGCAGTTTGGAACACAATATCCAGTCACGAAGGGTAGATGAATCAGTATGACAGTATGAAATTAGGCACTGCTAGGACAAGGCATACTATCTCGAATATTCAACACAGTCTATCCTTCCTGGACTTCAGAGTTATTGCTATGCTTCAGAACAAAGGAATAATAGCTGATCTAAGTCAACAAGTTTTAAATGAGTTAGGAAAACTAATAATGTCTTGGAACAATGAATGAACTGATTTCTCTGAGAATGAAACAATATTAGAATGAAATTGTACTATCCTTGGACTTTCTGCTAAGCAGAGATGTCACAACTGAAAGTCAATCTGACTGTCAGGGCCATCCTGAGATAGGAGAAAATCAAAGATAACATACTCAAGAAGATTGGTTTTCCACATAGTCTGTTCCTGAAGCTGAAGTATAGGGAAAATGTCATTAGATTACACTGGAAGTGACCTTCCAAATCTTCCATATAAATGACACAGGAGTTTCCAAACACCACTTCACTTCAAGACCACTGGTTTCAGTGATATCTTCATGAGAAAATTTCCAgtctatatataatttaaaatgggaTTAAACCTAAACATAGAGATATCAAGATTATGCACTTAGTGGGAATAGGAAGGCAGAATCATGAACTATAGAAAGAgaattgataaaattaaatagtaaataaCCTCTTCCCTTGATTGAATGCATAGCAAATATATAagtagttcattaaaaaaaatgtatcaggAAAATATTCACTTTCTAGTTGTTTTTTGAAACTGACTTATAATACATTAGTAGATTATTAATAGATTTTAATATGTGAACCTAGAACTTACtaaactgaaaaagagaaaaaattgtctGATAATCATGTAAGTGTGCTgctcaggaaatattttttcaattttatttaagtgTGTGTACTATCATAGTTACAATATGAACTACActctttttttctggcttttttggtcacacccagcggtgttcagggttgactcctggctctgcactcaggaatcactccttggcgatgcttaggggactacatgggattctgggaatcgaacccgggtcggcctcagccgcgtgcaaggtaaacaccctaaccactgtactatcactccagccctgaactacACTCTTTTGAAGAATCATATGAAAGCTATTTAAAAGAATACTGCTGTATGGAGTTCTTTGGAATCAAAACATAATAATGTACTATTAACACACttgttataattttatatgcattttgtTAATTATGAAATGCATGCATTGAGCTATTCATTTTAATGTGTACATTTTTTGTGGTAACAAATATGCATAATGATACACTTTAAATGCtaaacaatttaaatttaattatttaataatcaaaataaaattatatgagtatttgttaataatttttttacctTGACTAGACACAAATTTTACCAGAGAAAAAATCCTCTCAATCTAAATGTCTACatcacatatagacatatatcgTATATTTCAGGATATACTAACTAACTTGTTTTGAAGTAGAATTTAGCATGTTTCTAAGAAGTCATAAATACTGGCTTTCTCTCTCAAGCCTGTTCTCTAGCATTGTATTTATCTGGCTTGCTCTTCCATGATTTCTCTTAAACAAGTATTACTTCTCTGCCTTCACATCTCTCcaagtaagtttcattcaataaaaaccaccttgattccctcccccccacacacatgcacacaatttaCAAATATCTTTAACTTACAAAGATGTCAAGAAACAGATTAATACTTAttaatgcaaatatttctttaatccATTCCTCAACTATGATTTTTATAATAGTGGTTATACAACCTATTCCTGCCAGTTACCATTACTATGACATGATTAAGGAAGTCTCTAAAATCAGATGAGAAATAAACTAAATTGGCTAGTCTATTTGTTATctataactttataaaaaatgacTCCAAATGATTATAATGGCTTAAATGAACATTTACTGAACTTATAATTTTCAGGTTGTGATTTGAGCTTCTCTAGAACTGAGTCAAGCTCAGCTTTTTAGTTAGACTTGttcctttgtatatatatataatcaggaCATAGGCCAGTAGGTGGCTTTTGCTCAAACATTAATTCAGTAGCATTTGAATTAGGAATCCTTCTCTACAAAGCATTCATTGTCTAGCATGGTGGTTCTGGCTATTTCTACTGACTTCTCAGGGTTCAAAAATCAGTCATGTATAAAACTAAGCTGTAAAACTATGTATCTGATGATATCAGAGTTACAATAGTCCCACGATAGTCTCTCAAGGTCCCACAGGTCAAAGAATTAATTTTACTTCACAATAAGGAATGGAGCATATTTTTCAGCTAAAGAAATGTACTTCAAAGTTACCTAAGAGGGAACTGGATAAAGAAGATATAAGACGGTATGTCCATTTTCCCAAGGATCATAACAAACTGGAAATGTAATCATAGGTGCTCTCAGTGAGAGCTGTAGTATAATTATTCTTATATAAACTAGAGAGCAGGAAGCATGAAATACTACCTTGGATGATCAGGGATATTTAATTTAGTAAATGATGCTAAACCAAGTATAGAAATACTACTAGTTTTGAAGGAAGTTAGAGAAGGCCCATTTTTATCAGAAACTCCAGTGTTCTATGTATGAACACATGAATTAAGTGTCATAAGGAGAAAGAATAGTCCAAAACAATAAGTCATTACCTACatgataaaattaatgaataaatcatTGAATATATCTAGGGATGAATAGATTcattcacatacatacactcaaaCACTCCAAAATACTTACCATTCTAAGTTAAAGTTAGCTGGAGTACCACCACCTAGTGTGTTCCCCAGCTAACACAAAATAGTAAGTTTCTGTTTCTGGAGAGACATCTTCTTTCTTACCTGGAGGTCTAGAGTGAGTCTTTCTTTAAGAATAGGTGAAGGGATGTTACACTGACTATAGTACAGTGGAATCCAAAGTGATAGAACTTGGTATTGTATCCTCGTGATTATCTGTCCCCGCTTCTAACCAATGTGCGAGAAATGTACTTTTTCATGAACTTCattctaaattttgtttgttgGATTTTTCTGTATTAGTTAAGAACCTTTTTTTGAAGAAGCAATACTGAACTGAACCTTTTGGAGGAAGATTCTTGAAAGACAAGGCTCTGAGAAGTGATGCAAACAGGACATCTCTAGGGTTTTCCTTGGGCACAGCCCACTCTATTATCTACAAACACAATGAGATGCCATGGGACATTATCTGCAATCATAGATAGAGTTGTGTGAATCTTTCAATACAAAcctttctcaaaataaaatggcAAGTTTAACAGTTTGTGTAAAACTTAATAATTCATCTATACACTCTTTTTATTTGGAGCATCAAAATCAAGCATGAGCAtatatttgtagcttctttatttaaaatcctcaaaaagaaaaaaactcttaaTTTCCTCAATATGGGTTTAAATATTTTGTCTAAGATTATAGTGCGACTGTTAACTATAGTATCTGTTAATAAAAAAGTACTTTGGGATTGATAAAATTACTACAATAATCAGTAATTTTAACTATTTGTCTAATACATAGCATATTATTCTGAGAGATGGTAGGTTAGAAAAAGTAAATGCatctttataaatttttctttgacCCCAATTACTCTACTGTATCTCTACCCGTTAGTTATTTCTGCTGACTGATTACATCTTCTGACATCATCAGAGTGAAAagtacttttggatcatgagtGCAATTGGCTGAATAGACCGGGGTTAATCGGAGGGGGACAGGTTTGCCTGTGCCCAccaaagcagagcccctggcagccacttgctcccacaatcctaAATCGCTGCCGTACCccaggcctgactccactgtctcaggacagactttACCAAGATACAATTTGTTGAAAATTCtgttatgtgggttttgtgactgaaatcttcaggctttctcagagttgggatggactacctcccccacttgtcaatacacatggaagcactggcagccactcccatgaaccaactccagtgccaccctgtaagctctattaTCGGCCtgtcttcagagacccataaataaattttgaaagagatcaaaagccacagttaaattCGAATCCACACATAGcagaacagactggggtaaatcagagggaaggcaggttggcctgtgtgCACTCAatcagagcccccagcagccaccagctttcacaatccaaaatcaccaccatacccctggactgactccactgtctcaggacggacctcggTTATCTGCTAAAAAttttggtatgcaggttttgcGACTGAAATCCCCAGACTTTCTTGGGATAGATATGGGCTACCTCTCCTCAATtccctatacttccagaagcctaggcagtcacatccacaccccaaagctgccacccaattgaaaagctacccTAGCCTTACCATCCCcgtaaaaataccaaatgccctgaacaaacaccatgacctcttagcacctgtattgcaaaccataatgcataaaaggaaaaggagggagatcaggaagaaaagtgcctcccttagagggaggctgaggggggtgagggggtggggaaacaaggacattggtggtaggaaattacactgtagagggatgggtgctggatcattttatgactgaaacccaattattaacagctttgttatgatctatctcatggatattcaatttaaaagaatttgatAAAGAAGTAACATGGAGTTCATGAATAGTTCAATCAGctaaatcaatggctgaataaatagcagtattcctacatttaaaaaatgcttacatATGCTCTTATAAGGGTTTTTGAGATGATTGATTATGTTTATATGTAAATGAGGTTTGTAAAATAACCAATCAGATCTCTTATCCACTTATAAGGACTTGCAAGATGGTCTCATACACCCTTGTATAATTAAGGTTTGTAAGATGATGAAGCAGATTTCTTTTAAGGTTTGTAAGATGATCCATCAGAAGTTTGGTTcctcccctaccaaaaaaaaaaaaaagaaaaaaattaggggctggagtgatagcacagcgggtagggtgtttgccttgcacgcggccgacctgggttctaatcccagcaccccatatggtcccctgagcaccgccaggggtgattcctgagtgaagagccaggagtaacccctgtgcatcgccgggtgtgacgcaaaaaccaaaaaaaaataaataaaaagaagtttggTTCCTCCTTTCTTATGTGGTCCCTTCCTTCTCATTTCCTTTGTAATACAGGctggagtctcacaatggagacgttactggtgcccggtcaagcaaatcgatgaacaacggaaacAACGgaatgacggtgctacagtgctataggctGGAGAGCCCTATACATGTCCATTTAAGTGCAACCATTTCAACTCCTCCTTCACTACTAATGTTTCTTTATTGATTGATGAAGCCCAGTTGTTCCCCAATTACTACcagaagtgaactctgagcacagagcaagaagcagccttgagtgtttccaggtgtaacccccaagcCAAAAGTCAAGCAAGCAAAAGTTATATTGTAGAGTTATTTAAGGAGTTAAGCAATATTTATTATCACTAAAGTCATAATTTAACAAATGAGTTAGCATCAGGCAAATAATTATTCAAGTGTTTTATACAAAAACAATGTCATTGCTTAAAAAGTAGCTTACAATTATTGTGATGCTCAACAATAtttgaagcttttaaaaataaatatttctgtactACCCCATCTTATACGGAGAAACATTTTTAACAATCAGTCTAAGAACCATTTCAAATCATTGAGTGCAAAAGTGTGTCTGCAATATTGCATTAAAAAGGCATAAAATATTGctcatttaataaattttatcttcatttttatcaATTGCAATAAATTCTCAAGTATTCATCATTTTTATAATCATGATCAATCAGATAattatttagattttaatttaaaGATCTCTCTACAATCTTGTCTTTTCAATTTCTATATTACTTTTTTCTAATGtcatattataaagaaaaattctgtTTGATATTTCTtacatgtaatattttataattccacAAACTgtgaaatttagaatttaaagCCATGTTAGAAATAACATACCATGAagactgtatatatctgtatatctttTATGTACTATTTGTTCAGACTATATTTGATGAGTGTATAAAACATCAAAGAAAACTGAGGGACTAATAAAGGGCTTAGGGCACATGTCTTGTATGTACCCAAtacacattcaatccctggcaccacttggccTCTCCAACATGCTATGTCCTAGAGATCTCTGGACTATGCCCGGGTAGCCCAGATAGTCCTTGGCACCATAGAATCTGATCAGCACTGCATCTTCTGACCCTAGCACTGAAATACTACCTTGATTGGCTAAGTACAGCCATGAGTGGTCCTGGGTCCTTTATTCTCTAAGCATTACTTAGGAGACACCCTCTTCccacaaaagaatgaaataaattactgCCAGACActtattcttaaatttatattttattattttttccctgtgTGGTAGTcatgggtggggggaaggggggtgtttACAAACAGCTATCAGGGGACCCTTAGATGTAACTTGGTTCTTGTTGGGTACTGGTGGTTAAATTTGGGTCCTcaggcatgcaaagcatatatgtATCTAACTCTTTGAACTTGATCCCTTTTGTTTACTTGGCACTTCAGTTTTCACTATACACATACAAATGTAAATGCACatataatttcattattaatttttatattcttggaGAGTAGTGACTGTGTTGACTCACCTATCTTCATTCTGTTTCACTCTGTATTTCACTCTTTCCATTTGCCCTCCTATATTGCCCtctctctttgttctttcttatcattcatttctctctttcccttttactttccatctgtatcactgtatcactgtcatccccttgctcatcaatttgctcaagtgggcaccagtaaagtctccattgtgagacttattgttactgtttttggcatattgaatacgccacgggtagtttgccaggctctgccatgagggcgaaatactctcggtagcttgccaggctctccaagagaagccaagaaattgaacctgggttggctacgtgcaaagcgaatgccctacccactgtactatcgctccagctctccctttactttccttaaaaaaatattctttctgtaTCCCACCTGTGTATATCAAGGTGTCTTGCTTTCATTGGGCATTgagaaaactagaaaagaaaaccagaactTGAATGGGGGAAAACGTAAAGTAACAAGATGAAAATAAGGAAAGTTTACAAGAAAATCACTCTCTTCTACATCCTTAAAGTTATCATAAGCATTTCCTCCCACAACTGAAAGACTTATTTTGCTATCAATTTCCTGAGAGCCCCTTTTACATCCTTATTCCTCAGACTGTAAATGATGGGATTCAGCATTGGTGTCACCAATGAGTAAAAGACAGAGATTGTTTTATCCCTTTCACTCATTTCCTTGGAGTTTGGCCTCATGTAGGCGAATATCCCTGACCCATAGAAAAGGACAACAACAATGAGGTGGGAGCCGCAAGTGGAGAAAACCTTGAGTCTTCCTTCCCCTGACTGCATCCGAATCACGGTGGAGATAATGCGCCAGTAGGTGACAAGGATCAGGGAAACAGGCGCTAAAAGAATAATCACTCCCATGGCAAAGATGGTCATTTCTGTGCTGTAAGTGTCTGCAGAAGCCAGCTTCAGGAGGGCAGGAGGTTCACAAAAAAAGTGGTTAATGACATTGTGTCCTCGGTAGGGCAGGAGCAAGGTGAAGGTGGTATCCACCGCTGATATAAGTACTCCACTGATCCAGGACCCTAAGGCCATCAGTACACACACCCCATGAGTCATGATGGTGGTGTAGTGCAGGGGTTTGCACACAGCCACATACCGATCATAGGACATAACAGCCAGCAGGGCACACTCTGTACATCCAACCAGAAGCAGAACAACTATCTGTGTTGAGCATCCAATAAaggaaatgcttttcttttttgccagGAAGTGGACCATCACCTGGGGGACTGTAGTAGTAGAAAAGCAGAGGTCAGCGAAGGACAAGTTCCtaaggaaaaagtacatgggtgtgtggagtTTGGAGTCTATGTGAATGAGCACAATGATGAGCAGATTTCCCAACACAGTTAACACGTAGATGAtcagaaaaataacaaagagCAAGACTTGTGTCCGTGGATCCTGTGACAGGCCCAGGAGGATAAATTCAGTCACATAGGATTGGTTTTCTTCTCCCATGAATCTTTATAACTGGTTATGTCTTTGCACCAAGAAAAAAACATACAGAGGTCAGTTATTAAAAGTATTTAGCACAGCTTCTTAGGAATTACGTTAATAAGTATCTATGGATTTCTGTATCTTCACAGTTTTTAGATGTCttaaacataattatattttttcaatactTCCACACTTGAAAtcatttctgattattttcttcaTCAGAAAGAAATCATCAGGAATATCACCAAACCTTGACTGGAATATTTATAGTCCCTAGGAGGCTATAGTAATGATTATGGTGCATATTTTCTTCATGTCgttttagaaaacaaattgaCATAATTTTAAACCAGTTCAATTTCACACTACAAACTCATAACATTTACAAagtctaattatttttcattgtgttttcaAAAATACCTTGGGGTCAGAGTGAAAGTGCAGCACGCAGGGTGCTTTCATTGCCTATGGCTTATGAGTCAGTTCATTCCCAGGCATCATATATATAGTCTCgcaaaccctgtcaggagtgatccctaacagaaccaggtgtaagtcctgagcacttctgggtgtgacccaaacaaagaaaataccaaacaaaaatcccaaagaagcttctgcattgcgaaggtaaaataaatattttatttatagttatataaatatgtaaatagttcaatattttatatttagctTATTTTCCTACCCtttaaacaacttttttttgTCACTTATTTTCCAGAATGAGGAGGATGGTCAGAAATATCAGGAAAAATAGTGTTCACACTGTTTAATGCATTCAGAACACTTTTAAAATATGccaaatggatcaacatggaaagtatcatgttaagtggaatgagtcagaaggaaagagacagacatagaaagatcagactcatctgtggaatataaaataacagagtgggagactaacacccaagaataatagaaataaggacctggaggtctgcctcacagcttggaaactggcctcacatgctgggggaaaaggcagctcagatagagaagggaacaccaagtagaggatgttgggaggacccattcgggttggaagatgtgaactgtaagtagactatagaccaacatgaaggccactcaatacctctgttgcaaactacaacacctaaaaggagagagaacaaaagggaatgccctgctgcagaggcagggtggggtggggggggatggggtgggggtggtgagagggatactgggatcattggtggaggtgaatgggcactggtgaagggatgggtaaacgatcattgtatgagtgaaatacaaatacaaaagtttataagtttgtaactgtacatcacagtgattctctaataaatatttttttaaaaaatatgctctgttctacacacatattttatatttctttgtgcaAACTCCTTGGGGAAAATGTTAATTGTAAAATTATTGCTAGTTGTTATTAATAGTTTAGttattcattttctgttttaaattttctataaatgttATGATTTGGTTATTATTATGTCCAGTAAGCAGGCAATGGAAAGAAGATTCAGAGAAATTTTCAGAAGGGTTCCTCTAAGATGCCACATTTTTTCTGATtcctggaagtttttttctttcttacttaaaaCTATTCATGTAAAATACTCAGTTTGCCCTATTTTTTGTGTTGAGCCTCTAGTTTCTTGACCTGAACTCAAGTCCATAGGTCTGCTCCACTTTAAATTACTTTGTACTAATCCACTATCACAGCTTtctgtaagtgtgtgtgtatggggtgggggggggggagtcaggaATATTTTAACACATATTTTTCATCCTAAGTTCTAATGATTAATGATTGGATACAGAAACTCcacagacaaaagaaaataggattgaatgaacaaagagagagagaatagcatTGAATATTAAAGAAAGTTTTGCCATTAGTGACACAATGTATGTACCCAGTCCCAAGTGAAATCTATACTCAGAATAGGTAAACAAAAGCTACATCATCTTCTTTAACATCAAATCTGAAAAAgtttaattaataaaagaaagcaGAATGGTGGTAGCCAGAacaagggatgggggaggggcggcaaTATTGGTACAATCACTAAATGGTTAGTGGCAAAAGAATACAATGACTCCGTTTTGCAGATTGATTTCTGATGATCTCTTATACAGCATGGTAATTATAGTTAATAAAACATCTTGGAAATCTGCAAAGAGAATAGATTGTCTggacaaaaaagaataattaattgTTTCAGGTGATGGCTGTTAATAGACCTGAAGAAATAATCATCACATAATGTGCACATATCAAAAGCTGTGAATAATATGCACTGTGGGAGGGATGACTGtttaattattgtatgactgaaactcaaccatgaaagctttataactgaaTACCACTCCAAttcataataaagaaataaataataaataaataattctttttttaaaaaatctgtgaatAAGTCTGTACATATTCACAAGGAATTATTTGAAGATAAAAACATTGGTGTGAACTACAATACACACGGCAGATTAAGAAGTAATATCTTTAGCATAGAAAGTACAATGATTAATTAGAAGCTAAATTGTAAACATGACAAAAGAAAGGtgtgtatataaatttttaattcataattaatattttaacctCAGTAAAATTAtcaaaggaaaaatcaaaagTAGATGTCT
Protein-coding regions in this window:
- the LOC101551770 gene encoding olfactory receptor 2D3-like, with product MGEENQSYVTEFILLGLSQDPRTQVLLFVIFLIIYVLTVLGNLLIIVLIHIDSKLHTPMYFFLRNLSFADLCFSTTTVPQVMVHFLAKKKSISFIGCSTQIVVLLLVGCTECALLAVMSYDRYVAVCKPLHYTTIMTHGVCVLMALGSWISGVLISAVDTTFTLLLPYRGHNVINHFFCEPPALLKLASADTYSTEMTIFAMGVIILLAPVSLILVTYWRIISTVIRMQSGEGRLKVFSTCGSHLIVVVLFYGSGIFAYMRPNSKEMSERDKTISVFYSLVTPMLNPIIYSLRNKDVKGALRKLIAK